In Microbacterium lushaniae, the following are encoded in one genomic region:
- a CDS encoding PASTA domain-containing protein: MAERMCPRVIVPDVVGLPFHIGRDVASDAGVALANPDPDGPPIAALAWPGLFYITSQRPPAGTEVNQWDSVIVEIVEHATGEPHEDRP, from the coding sequence ATGGCCGAACGAATGTGCCCCCGGGTCATCGTCCCGGACGTGGTCGGACTGCCGTTCCATATCGGGCGCGACGTCGCGTCCGACGCCGGCGTCGCGCTGGCCAATCCCGACCCGGACGGTCCGCCTATCGCAGCTCTCGCATGGCCGGGACTCTTCTACATCACCTCCCAGCGCCCGCCGGCAGGCACAGAGGTGAATCAGTGGGATTCGGTCATCGTCGAAATCGTCGAGCACGCAACAGGCGAACCCCACGAGGACAGGCCATGA